A window of the Actinobacillus genomosp. 1 genome harbors these coding sequences:
- a CDS encoding recombinase RecA: MRKLIIIRGHSGSGKSTFAKQKIVEFKQRFPSGKVFHIENDQFLYENGEYVWTKERFQSAKILAEQKLASAWKFAKDYPQISILIVISNVNLSLPAVEKYQNIANSLRIKIEKYRLMNFFKNQHDVDVYTVLNMYLMLEQQPLADEVIIKPIKKMPYFMRIILEKMCKSRDKNHI, from the coding sequence ATGCGTAAATTAATCATTATTCGAGGGCATTCCGGTTCAGGTAAATCAACGTTTGCTAAGCAAAAAATAGTGGAATTTAAGCAACGTTTTCCGAGCGGTAAAGTGTTTCATATTGAAAACGATCAATTTCTATATGAAAACGGTGAATATGTTTGGACGAAAGAAAGATTTCAATCCGCTAAAATATTGGCGGAACAGAAATTAGCATCGGCTTGGAAATTTGCAAAAGATTATCCGCAAATATCTATACTGATTGTGATCAGTAATGTGAATCTGAGTTTACCAGCGGTCGAAAAATACCAAAATATTGCAAATTCGTTACGGATCAAGATAGAAAAGTATCGATTGATGAATTTCTTTAAGAATCAACACGATGTTGATGTCTATACGGTATTAAATATGTATTTAATGTTAGAACAGCAGCCGTTAGCGGACGAAGTTATCATTAAACCAATCAAGAAAATGCCTTATTTTATGCGTATAATATTAGAAAAAATGTGTAAGAGTAGGGATAAAAACCATATATAA
- the rplT gene encoding 50S ribosomal protein L20, with protein MARVKRGVIARARHKKVLKAAKGYYGARSRVYRVAFQAVIKAGQYAYRDRRQRKRQFRQLWIARINAAARQNGLSYSKFINGLKKASVEIDRKILADIAVFDKVAFAALVEKAKSAL; from the coding sequence ATGGCTCGTGTAAAACGTGGTGTTATTGCAAGAGCACGCCATAAGAAAGTTCTTAAGGCTGCTAAAGGTTATTATGGTGCGCGTTCACGTGTTTATCGCGTTGCGTTCCAAGCTGTAATTAAAGCTGGTCAATATGCTTACCGTGACCGTCGTCAACGTAAACGTCAATTCCGTCAATTATGGATTGCACGTATCAACGCTGCAGCACGTCAAAACGGTTTATCTTACAGCAAATTCATCAACGGCTTGAAAAAAGCTTCTGTTGAAATCGACCGTAAGATTTTAGCTGACATCGCTGTATTCGATAAAGTTGCATTCGCAGCTTTAGTTGAAAAAGCAAAATCTGCTCTTTAA
- the rpmI gene encoding 50S ribosomal protein L35, translating to MPKIKTVRGAAKRFKKTASGGFKRKQSHLRHILTKKTTKRKRHLRHKSMVAKADQVLVVACLPYA from the coding sequence ATGCCTAAAATTAAAACAGTACGTGGTGCTGCTAAGCGTTTCAAGAAAACAGCTTCAGGCGGTTTCAAACGTAAACAATCTCACTTACGTCATATTTTGACTAAGAAAACCACTAAACGTAAACGTCACTTACGCCACAAATCAATGGTAGCGAAAGCAGACCAAGTATTAGTAGTAGCGTGCTTACCATACGCATAA
- the infC gene encoding translation initiation factor IF-3 has translation MKEVRLTDENGEQVGIVSIQDALARAEDAELDLVEISPNAEPPVCRIMNYGKFIYEKEKAAKEQKKKQKVVQIKEIKFRPGTDDGDYQIKLRSILRFLEDGDKVKITVRFRGREMAHQDIGLDVLDRVKTDTAEVAVVESAPGKLEGRQAVMVIAPKKK, from the coding sequence GTGAAGGAAGTTCGCCTAACTGATGAAAATGGCGAACAAGTTGGTATCGTATCAATTCAAGATGCTTTGGCGAGAGCGGAAGATGCTGAATTAGATTTAGTTGAAATCAGCCCTAATGCAGAACCGCCGGTTTGTCGTATTATGAACTACGGTAAGTTCATCTACGAAAAAGAAAAAGCTGCAAAAGAGCAAAAGAAAAAGCAGAAAGTCGTACAAATTAAGGAAATTAAATTCCGTCCGGGTACAGACGATGGCGATTATCAAATTAAATTACGCAGCATTTTACGTTTCTTAGAAGACGGTGATAAAGTTAAAATTACCGTACGTTTCCGTGGTCGTGAAATGGCTCACCAAGATATTGGTTTAGATGTTTTAGATCGTGTGAAAACAGATACGGCTGAAGTGGCGGTTGTTGAATCGGCACCGGGTAAACTTGAAGGTCGTCAAGCGGTAATGGTTATTGCGCCGAAGAAAAAATAA
- a CDS encoding DUF799 domain-containing protein, whose protein sequence is MKKLLMLLSGILLLSGCANQQMPSYDYSALKESKPKSILVVLPVNNSVDVKADTSVLARATYPLAELGYYVYPVSLVDEVFKQNGLTDGNAIRSANIKKIYDIFGADSILYINVDKYGTSYKVFDSVTEVELEGKLVDLKTGKTLWEGTGRFAEGSTHSNDGALVALVKAAVSQVIDTTKDKGYEVSASAMSSLVHLGRNGGLLVGPRHPSYGKLEVKK, encoded by the coding sequence ATGAAAAAGTTATTAATGTTACTTTCAGGTATTTTGCTCTTATCTGGATGTGCTAATCAACAGATGCCTTCTTATGATTACAGTGCCTTGAAAGAAAGTAAGCCAAAGTCAATATTGGTTGTACTACCTGTAAATAATTCTGTGGATGTTAAGGCAGACACAAGTGTGTTAGCGAGAGCGACTTATCCTTTAGCAGAATTAGGCTATTATGTTTATCCTGTATCACTTGTAGATGAAGTGTTTAAACAAAATGGTTTAACGGACGGTAATGCAATTCGAAGTGCGAATATTAAGAAAATATATGATATTTTCGGTGCCGATAGTATTTTATACATAAATGTGGATAAATACGGTACAAGCTATAAAGTTTTCGATAGTGTTACAGAAGTAGAATTGGAAGGGAAATTAGTTGACCTTAAAACAGGTAAAACACTTTGGGAAGGTACAGGTCGTTTTGCTGAAGGATCTACACATAGTAATGACGGTGCTTTAGTTGCATTAGTTAAAGCAGCAGTTAGTCAAGTGATAGATACAACAAAAGATAAAGGCTATGAAGTTTCAGCTTCTGCAATGAGTTCTTTGGTTCATTTGGGAAGAAACGGTGGATTATTAGTTGGTCCTCGCCATCCTTCATATGGAAAACTAGAAGTTAAAAAATAA
- a CDS encoding DUF4810 domain-containing protein: protein MKKVNVITFALMAMILSACSSKSVNTQYYWGNYSDIIYSYYNEPNDFVKQENGFNEIIKMAKDANKPVAPGVYGHLGLVLLKQGKTAEAQNAFIQEQQLFPESKTFMQYLQRKK from the coding sequence ATGAAGAAGGTAAACGTAATCACATTTGCTCTAATGGCAATGATTTTATCCGCTTGTTCTTCAAAATCAGTAAATACTCAATATTATTGGGGTAATTATTCGGATATCATTTATAGTTATTACAATGAGCCGAATGATTTTGTTAAGCAAGAAAACGGTTTTAATGAAATTATTAAAATGGCAAAAGATGCGAATAAACCGGTTGCACCGGGGGTATATGGACATTTAGGGCTTGTTTTATTAAAGCAAGGGAAAACAGCAGAAGCACAAAATGCCTTTATTCAAGAGCAACAATTGTTCCCTGAAAGCAAAACATTCATGCAATATTTACAACGTAAGAAATAA
- a CDS encoding CsgG/HfaB family protein — MKKLLMTTLCVAALGLTGCATEGSRAIAPTVTQAASTAANYHGVKSAISVGKFDNKSSFQNGVFSDGQDQLGNQSKTILVSHLQQTGRFSVLDRTNMSEAATEAKIKGQKQKLKGATYVITGDVTEFGRKTVGDHQLFGILGRGKEQVAYAKVTLNVVNVNTSEVAYSVQGAGEYNLSNREVLGFGGTAGYDSTLNGKVLDLAIREAVNNLVNGIEAGHWTPAK; from the coding sequence ATGAAAAAATTACTAATGACTACATTATGTGTTGCGGCACTTGGTTTAACTGGTTGTGCAACTGAAGGTTCTAGAGCTATTGCGCCAACAGTAACACAGGCAGCAAGTACAGCAGCAAATTATCACGGTGTAAAATCGGCTATTTCGGTTGGTAAGTTTGATAATAAATCTAGCTTCCAAAATGGCGTGTTTTCAGATGGGCAAGATCAGCTCGGTAATCAATCAAAAACTATTCTTGTTTCCCATTTACAACAAACAGGGCGTTTTTCTGTACTTGATCGAACCAATATGAGCGAAGCGGCTACCGAAGCGAAGATCAAAGGACAAAAACAAAAGCTCAAAGGTGCTACTTATGTAATTACGGGAGATGTAACGGAGTTTGGTCGTAAGACAGTTGGTGATCACCAATTGTTTGGTATTTTAGGACGTGGCAAAGAGCAAGTTGCTTATGCAAAAGTGACCCTTAATGTTGTGAATGTAAATACATCGGAAGTGGCTTATTCAGTGCAAGGTGCGGGCGAATATAACTTATCAAATCGCGAGGTTTTAGGCTTTGGCGGTACAGCAGGTTATGACTCAACCTTAAATGGCAAAGTGTTAGATTTAGCTATTCGAGAAGCGGTAAATAATTTAGTAAATGGAATTGAAGCCGGACACTGGACCCCAGCTAAATAA
- the thrS gene encoding threonine--tRNA ligase has translation MPIITLPDGSQRQFDNPVSVMEVAQSIGAGLAKATIAGRVNGERRDACDIISEDSSLEIITAKDEDGLEIIRHSCAHLLGHAIKQLFPDVKMAIGPTIDNGFYYDVDLDRSLTQEDLDAIEKRMLELAKTNYDVVKKPVSWQEARDTFEKRGEPYKMAILDENIERTATPALYHHEEYIDMCRGPHVPNMRFCHHFKLQKVAGAYWRGDSKNKMLQRIYGTAWADKKQLAEYLTRLEEAAKRDHRRIGKALDLYHMQEEAPGMVFWHNDGWTIFRELETFVRTKLKEYDYQEVKGPFMMDRVLWERTGHWQNYADLMFTTQSENREYAIKPMNCPGHVQIFNQGLKSYRDLPIRMAEFGSCHRNEPSGSLHGLMRVRGFTQDDAHIFCTEDQIESEVTSCIRMVYDIYSTFGFSNIQVKLSTRPENRIGDDAMWDRAEDGLAKALVANGLSYEIQEGEGAFYGPKIEFALRDCLDREWQCGTIQLDFALPGRLDASYVAEDNGRRTPVMIHRAILGSIERFIGIITEEYAGFFPTWLAPTQAVVMNITDSQADYVQKVTKALSDAGIRAKSDLRNEKVGFKVREHTLRRVPYMLVCGDKEIEAGKVSVRTRKGADLGTFTIDEFVEILKNQVKARELKLLGEE, from the coding sequence ATGCCTATTATCACTTTACCAGACGGCTCACAACGCCAATTCGATAATCCCGTTTCTGTAATGGAAGTTGCGCAATCAATCGGTGCAGGCTTAGCAAAAGCCACGATTGCAGGTCGTGTAAACGGCGAACGCCGTGATGCGTGTGACATCATTTCTGAAGATAGCTCACTTGAAATTATTACCGCAAAAGATGAAGACGGTTTAGAGATCATTCGTCACTCATGTGCGCACTTATTAGGTCATGCGATCAAACAATTATTCCCAGATGTAAAAATGGCGATTGGCCCGACAATCGACAACGGCTTCTATTATGATGTGGATTTAGATCGCTCGCTCACACAAGAAGATTTAGATGCGATTGAAAAGCGTATGCTTGAGCTGGCTAAAACCAACTATGACGTGGTGAAAAAACCTGTGAGCTGGCAAGAAGCGCGTGATACGTTTGAAAAACGTGGCGAACCGTACAAAATGGCGATTTTAGATGAAAATATCGAACGTACTGCAACGCCAGCGTTATATCACCACGAAGAATATATTGATATGTGTCGTGGTCCGCATGTACCAAATATGCGTTTCTGCCACCACTTCAAATTACAAAAAGTTGCAGGCGCATACTGGCGTGGCGACAGCAAAAATAAAATGTTGCAACGTATTTACGGCACGGCTTGGGCAGATAAAAAACAATTAGCGGAATACTTAACCCGTTTAGAAGAAGCGGCAAAACGTGATCACCGCCGTATCGGTAAAGCGTTAGACTTATACCATATGCAAGAAGAAGCTCCGGGTATGGTGTTCTGGCACAATGACGGTTGGACGATTTTCCGTGAGCTTGAAACTTTCGTACGTACTAAATTAAAAGAGTACGATTACCAAGAAGTGAAAGGTCCGTTTATGATGGACAGAGTGCTTTGGGAACGTACCGGCCATTGGCAAAACTATGCGGATTTAATGTTCACTACGCAATCTGAAAACCGTGAATATGCAATCAAACCGATGAACTGCCCAGGTCACGTTCAAATCTTCAATCAAGGTTTAAAATCATACCGTGACTTACCGATCCGTATGGCGGAATTCGGTTCATGCCACCGTAACGAGCCGTCTGGTTCATTACACGGCTTAATGCGTGTACGTGGTTTTACCCAAGATGATGCGCATATTTTCTGTACCGAAGATCAAATTGAAAGCGAAGTAACCAGCTGTATCCGTATGGTTTACGACATTTACAGCACATTCGGTTTTAGCAACATTCAAGTGAAACTTTCAACCCGTCCCGAAAACCGTATTGGTGATGATGCGATGTGGGATCGTGCAGAAGATGGCCTAGCGAAAGCATTAGTCGCAAACGGTTTAAGCTATGAAATCCAAGAAGGTGAAGGAGCATTCTACGGTCCGAAAATTGAGTTTGCATTACGTGACTGTTTAGATCGTGAATGGCAATGCGGTACGATCCAATTAGACTTCGCATTACCGGGTCGCTTAGATGCGTCTTATGTAGCGGAAGATAACGGTCGCCGTACACCGGTTATGATTCACCGTGCGATTTTAGGTTCTATCGAACGCTTTATCGGTATCATTACCGAAGAATACGCTGGCTTCTTCCCAACGTGGTTAGCGCCGACTCAAGCAGTGGTAATGAACATTACCGATAGCCAAGCGGACTATGTACAAAAAGTAACGAAAGCGTTATCTGATGCGGGTATCCGTGCGAAATCAGACTTACGTAACGAAAAAGTCGGCTTTAAAGTACGTGAACACACCTTACGTCGAGTACCTTATATGCTTGTGTGCGGCGATAAAGAAATCGAAGCGGGCAAAGTATCGGTGCGTACCCGTAAAGGCGCGGATTTAGGCACATTCACCATTGATGAATTTGTTGAAATCCTTAAAAACCAAGTGAAAGCTCGTGAACTTAAATTATTAGGCGAAGAGTAA
- the csy1 gene encoding type I-F CRISPR-associated protein Csy1, which yields MITPLQIRAKIIDFLQAQHLKKSENDYKKLEKATEPEEIAKIKAEISKSEEKYRFDTWIHIAATEMARQLKFGTHIAKGIHPDAKGNNINFQANLNLPSTLVGSQLIDQLVLDANGNAAALPLAAFFDIIVDEVNKRTLKDLLLTDDPCLDGCFSDDHSLSAQYKIAFQMALKGNLNSPETHERNKQILWVNSSSAIEDNHYTCLIPLYPSSFTHAIYNKLNQARFSEENKQARENRYKNKAQNPYISIPHLAVTKLGGTKPQNVSLLTSKQGGRNYLLPSLPPIFAKGELRLTGTQKTIFNERLAYVCRAGLYQLYQAVEAPKNIYTIRDSRVEAVNLIVQIVLQQAYKLQKRTAGWSRGYQLAGCEKYWLDPQRAKLNGEEQFHSALTQQDWISDVEQRFAAWLNALLKKRFPKHQDDFTATEYNEWRKYFRKKLHRQLRHVYKEVL from the coding sequence ATGATAACTCCTTTACAAATTAGGGCTAAAATCATTGATTTCCTACAAGCCCAACACCTTAAAAAGTCTGAAAATGATTACAAAAAACTAGAAAAAGCGACCGAACCGGAAGAGATTGCCAAAATAAAAGCTGAAATTAGTAAAAGCGAAGAAAAGTATCGGTTCGATACTTGGATTCATATCGCAGCAACCGAAATGGCAAGGCAACTAAAATTTGGTACTCATATCGCTAAAGGAATCCACCCCGATGCCAAAGGCAATAACATAAACTTTCAGGCTAATTTGAATCTCCCCTCGACATTAGTTGGTTCTCAATTAATTGATCAACTTGTTTTAGATGCTAACGGTAATGCTGCTGCACTCCCTCTCGCTGCATTTTTCGATATTATAGTTGATGAAGTAAATAAACGGACTTTAAAAGACCTATTGCTAACAGATGATCCTTGTTTAGACGGTTGTTTTAGTGATGATCATTCTCTTTCGGCACAATATAAAATCGCTTTTCAAATGGCACTAAAAGGTAATTTAAACTCACCGGAAACACATGAGCGAAATAAACAAATTTTATGGGTAAATAGCAGCTCAGCTATTGAGGATAATCACTATACTTGCCTGATTCCGCTTTATCCATCCTCCTTCACTCACGCCATTTATAATAAGCTGAATCAAGCCCGTTTTTCTGAGGAAAATAAACAAGCAAGGGAAAATCGTTATAAAAATAAAGCACAAAATCCCTATATATCTATTCCCCATTTAGCAGTCACTAAACTAGGTGGAACAAAGCCGCAGAACGTCAGTTTATTAACCAGTAAACAAGGTGGCAGAAACTATTTACTTCCCTCTCTTCCTCCCATTTTTGCCAAAGGCGAACTTCGCTTAACCGGTACACAAAAGACGATTTTCAATGAACGCTTAGCCTATGTCTGCCGAGCCGGTTTATACCAACTATATCAAGCCGTTGAAGCCCCTAAAAATATTTATACTATTCGAGACTCACGTGTCGAAGCCGTAAACTTAATTGTTCAAATAGTACTGCAACAAGCTTATAAGTTACAGAAACGTACTGCCGGTTGGAGCCGAGGCTACCAACTGGCTGGGTGCGAAAAATATTGGCTTGATCCTCAACGTGCTAAGTTAAATGGAGAAGAACAATTCCATTCGGCTTTAACTCAACAAGACTGGATTTCTGACGTAGAACAACGCTTTGCCGCTTGGCTCAATGCGTTGCTCAAAAAACGCTTTCCAAAACATCAGGACGATTTTACCGCTACGGAATATAACGAATGGCGTAAATATTTCCGAAAAAAATTACATCGACAATTACGCCATGTATATAAGGAGGTGCTATGA
- the csy2 gene encoding type I-F CRISPR-associated protein Csy2 — protein sequence MNYPNFYLLFDHVEIQAANTISSPITYGFPALTGFTGAIHALSRKLFSQQVELGGVMIACHDYQILGYKNSDFSDLTFNQTRNPLKKNGDSPSIIEEGKIRLDISLVVEIEVKDPELYYALNSQDSEQKTQFLEHCKKLLMQQRIAGGSVFQIENVELFNLSDTKEIKLALMPAFVLMDAKQTLADITQSLQNGISNNEITIYPATPNANALDALLEVATLHHIPLSEHATSQEWETFNVNQGKGWLVPIPVGYQAISPLFTAGDMQNCRTTEYPSQYVETVYSLGKWVFPFSLPDDLSQCFWRYNTPQDNLYLITQGA from the coding sequence ATGAATTATCCAAACTTTTATCTGCTGTTTGATCATGTTGAAATTCAAGCGGCAAACACGATTTCCAGCCCGATCACGTATGGTTTTCCTGCACTCACCGGTTTTACCGGTGCAATTCATGCACTTAGCCGTAAACTGTTTTCCCAACAAGTGGAATTAGGCGGCGTGATGATTGCTTGTCATGATTATCAAATATTAGGTTATAAAAATAGTGATTTCTCAGATTTAACCTTTAATCAAACACGTAACCCTCTCAAAAAAAATGGCGATTCGCCTTCCATTATCGAGGAAGGAAAAATTCGCTTGGATATTTCATTAGTCGTTGAAATAGAAGTTAAAGATCCGGAGCTTTACTATGCATTAAATAGTCAGGACTCGGAACAAAAAACACAATTTCTTGAACATTGCAAAAAATTGCTTATGCAACAACGAATTGCCGGAGGTAGTGTTTTTCAAATTGAGAATGTTGAACTCTTTAATTTAAGTGATACTAAAGAAATAAAACTTGCTCTTATGCCAGCTTTCGTTCTCATGGATGCAAAGCAAACCTTAGCGGATATTACTCAGTCATTACAAAACGGAATCTCAAATAATGAAATAACGATTTATCCTGCTACTCCGAATGCGAATGCGCTGGATGCGTTACTTGAGGTAGCAACATTACACCATATTCCATTATCCGAACACGCAACTTCCCAAGAATGGGAAACCTTTAATGTCAATCAAGGAAAAGGATGGCTAGTACCGATTCCTGTCGGTTACCAAGCTATTTCACCGCTATTTACTGCCGGTGACATGCAAAATTGCCGTACTACTGAATACCCAAGCCAATATGTTGAAACGGTTTACAGCTTAGGGAAATGGGTTTTCCCTTTTAGTTTACCTGATGATTTATCGCAATGTTTTTGGCGCTACAACACCCCGCAAGATAATCTCTATTTAATTACCCAAGGAGCATAA
- the csy3 gene encoding type I-F CRISPR-associated protein Csy3 encodes MTKLTTASVLAFERKLDISDATFTQKNSMSDAPEIAVTIREKSVRGTISNRLKNALANDPAKLDAEIEKANLQRVDVATLNDDYDTLVARFTCKVLPFEGKPNVCNDPEYQAKLLSTIQNYLTTHGMSELAKRYATNLANARWLWRNRISAETIQVSIKVADDVIVFENAKQLPLNSFEQADEKLQKIASYIEKGLKGEEFIILEIEAQAKMGRGQEVYPSQELVLDTGTHKSKILYEINNKAGMHSQKIGNAIRTIDTWYAENAPFPIAAEPYGAVTNLGTAFRQPKEKIDFYTLFDNWVLKDVAPELEQQHYVISVLIRGGVFGASGKE; translated from the coding sequence ATGACAAAATTAACTACTGCATCAGTTCTAGCCTTTGAGCGTAAACTTGATATTTCCGATGCCACTTTTACCCAGAAAAATAGCATGAGTGACGCACCTGAAATTGCGGTTACAATTCGAGAAAAATCGGTAAGAGGGACTATTTCAAATCGCTTAAAAAACGCATTAGCCAATGATCCTGCCAAATTAGACGCTGAAATTGAAAAAGCCAATTTACAGCGCGTTGATGTTGCAACTTTAAATGACGACTACGATACCTTAGTCGCAAGATTTACCTGTAAAGTTTTACCTTTTGAAGGAAAGCCTAATGTTTGTAATGATCCTGAATATCAAGCAAAACTCCTATCGACCATTCAAAATTACTTAACCACTCACGGTATGTCGGAATTAGCCAAAAGATATGCAACTAATTTAGCAAATGCTCGTTGGTTATGGCGTAATCGTATCAGTGCAGAAACTATCCAAGTCAGTATAAAGGTCGCGGATGATGTGATTGTTTTCGAAAATGCCAAACAACTGCCGCTTAACAGTTTTGAACAAGCGGATGAAAAACTTCAAAAAATTGCAAGTTATATTGAAAAAGGTTTAAAAGGCGAAGAATTCATCATTCTGGAAATTGAAGCCCAAGCCAAAATGGGACGTGGTCAAGAAGTATACCCGTCACAAGAATTGGTGTTAGATACCGGTACTCACAAAAGTAAAATTTTGTATGAAATCAATAACAAAGCCGGAATGCATTCACAAAAAATCGGCAATGCGATTCGTACCATTGATACTTGGTATGCAGAAAATGCCCCTTTCCCGATTGCAGCCGAACCTTATGGCGCAGTCACTAATCTTGGTACGGCGTTCCGCCAGCCAAAAGAAAAAATCGATTTCTATACACTATTCGATAACTGGGTATTAAAGGACGTAGCACCGGAACTTGAACAACAGCACTACGTTATTAGCGTATTAATTCGAGGTGGCGTATTTGGCGCAAGCGGTAAGGAATAA
- the cas6f gene encoding type I-F CRISPR-associated endoribonuclease Cas6/Csy4, which translates to MSELTHYIELKAIPQVDILQTDVIAHSLQILHKFLPLYQGEIGLGFPAYGLGRTLGGIIRVFGNEQHCTQIKTQLIGEGLQDYVLITSVTPVPEEIVEYYRYQRVHRKGQSAIRRTEKFLTQQGKWTEDVRKEMLIHQQNQKTFPHVKLKSSSTKQHFVLAIRQFRLAEPASGLFNAYGLSQVATVPHF; encoded by the coding sequence ATGAGTGAATTAACACATTACATTGAGCTAAAAGCGATTCCCCAAGTAGATATACTTCAAACGGATGTAATTGCACATAGTTTGCAAATTTTGCATAAATTTCTACCGCTTTATCAAGGCGAAATCGGGTTAGGCTTTCCAGCTTACGGCTTAGGGCGCACGCTTGGTGGAATCATTCGAGTTTTCGGAAATGAGCAACATTGTACCCAAATAAAAACACAATTAATTGGAGAAGGTTTACAAGACTATGTGCTTATTACATCGGTAACACCTGTGCCGGAAGAAATAGTGGAATACTACCGTTACCAAAGGGTACATAGAAAAGGCCAAAGTGCTATTCGCCGTACAGAGAAATTTTTAACTCAACAAGGGAAATGGACTGAAGATGTTCGCAAAGAGATGCTAATACATCAACAGAATCAAAAAACATTTCCCCATGTAAAACTCAAGAGCAGTAGTACTAAGCAGCATTTTGTATTAGCAATACGACAATTTCGTTTAGCAGAACCCGCTTCCGGCTTATTTAACGCATATGGATTAAGCCAAGTAGCAACCGTTCCGCATTTCTAA
- the cas1f gene encoding type I-F CRISPR-associated endonuclease Cas1f, with product MKKTPYIPSSDLKTILHSKRANIYYLEHCRILLNGGRVEYVTDKDNESLYWNIPIANTICLLLGSGTSITQAAMRELSKAGVMVGFCSGGGTPLFNGTEAEIGCDFFSPQSEYRPVEYLQQWCRFWFDDNKRLNSAKTLQLARLQLLLRTWNKFDWEYAQDKLTALVQHYQAEFTNVKDSQSLLAAEGRLTAKLYALANQATLNDESFKRESGKEGANQFLDHGNYLAYGLGATACWVLGLPHGLAILHGKTRRGGLVFDAADIIKDAIILPQAFISAQNGDNEKQFRQACINNLIRFEALDIIINTLKQLASEGANI from the coding sequence ATGAAAAAAACACCTTATATTCCGTCTTCGGATTTAAAAACGATTTTACATTCTAAACGGGCGAATATTTATTACTTAGAACATTGCCGAATATTATTAAACGGTGGACGTGTCGAGTACGTTACCGATAAAGATAATGAATCTCTCTATTGGAATATTCCTATTGCCAATACTATCTGTTTACTATTGGGAAGTGGTACTTCGATAACTCAAGCGGCAATGCGAGAGTTATCAAAAGCAGGGGTTATGGTCGGTTTCTGTAGTGGTGGAGGAACACCGCTATTTAATGGGACGGAAGCGGAAATCGGTTGTGATTTTTTTAGCCCTCAAAGTGAATATCGTCCGGTCGAATATCTACAGCAGTGGTGTCGCTTTTGGTTTGATGATAACAAGCGGTTAAATTCAGCAAAAACTTTGCAATTAGCACGGTTACAATTACTACTTCGAACTTGGAACAAGTTCGATTGGGAATATGCTCAAGATAAATTAACGGCATTAGTACAACATTATCAAGCAGAATTTACTAATGTGAAAGACAGCCAATCACTCTTAGCCGCAGAAGGTCGTTTAACCGCAAAACTATACGCTTTAGCCAACCAAGCGACACTTAATGACGAAAGTTTTAAAAGAGAAAGTGGCAAAGAAGGCGCAAATCAATTTTTAGATCACGGTAATTATTTAGCCTATGGTTTAGGTGCAACGGCTTGCTGGGTGCTCGGTTTACCGCATGGCTTGGCGATATTACACGGGAAAACACGTCGTGGCGGTTTGGTATTTGATGCGGCAGATATTATTAAAGATGCTATTATTCTGCCGCAAGCATTTATTTCCGCACAGAATGGGGATAATGAGAAACAATTCCGCCAAGCTTGTATTAATAACCTTATTCGCTTTGAAGCGCTGGATATTATCATCAATACGCTTAAACAACTTGCTTCTGAAGGTGCCAATATATGA